The Ipomoea triloba cultivar NCNSP0323 chromosome 4, ASM357664v1 DNA segment CTTCGCACATCTTACTCATGATAACTGCACACGATACCAATGTGTCGAGCACCCAGAAAGTATACTCGCCATTGGCACACTACATTCTAAACATATGCACAAATATCCtaactcataataatattatgtacttagGCACAAAACTAGTTAACCAATTAATTCTGTTCTGACAAGCATAATTAAGTAAAAACTGCTCACCATTTTTAAGTTCAAAATTAATAAAGGCATACATTATTAAGGTGTTTGGCAACCACACTGCTGGTATTATGAATCACATAATTCTATATGTTTCATACACCACGACACCCAATATTCTTTCACAGATTGTTATGTGGCATATGGTGTATATGTCACTGCCACACCATTTAATGTGAGTACTTACAAATAGCCCAACCCATACTATGATTTTACAGTTAGTCACTCCATCTTAGCTGACCAACCACAGAACTAGTTGAACAATTAATAATCTCATGACCCCTGTACTTTTGTAAAAAATTGCACAACATTTATAACTTCAATTTTACTAATTGTCGGAAGAAGTTTTGCCAATCCATNAGTTAATGTCAATGCCGAAGCTCAACACTTTGTAACACTTGTTGAGGTAggttttttcattcttttgaattcGCTGCTTCATTGTGTGCCTAATATTCTCGTCGTGTGACAGGTTGTGCACCGTGACACTCCTTCTCCTGATTGTGGTGCTCCATTGAAGGCAGTTAGGCCTGTTCGTCCTGTTCTGGATTCCATTCGGCCCGTTGCTGTCGGTTCGGATCATGTTCACACATCTCATACTTTACTTGACGATGCGCATTTCGCAAAATGGGTGCTTCAGGCTGGGAGTGACACTTTGTAAGTACTCATTTCATATAAAAGGTTTTACTAATGTCCAACATTTTGTTCAGGTTTAATTACAACATTTACATGTTCATTGTAGGCAAGAGTTTTTATTCTCTTATAATGGTCGGACTGTTTGTCGGGACGATCTTCGGTCTTTGGGTATTGGGATGGAGGTTACTATTTCTGTGATTAATGCCTGGTCATGTATTCTGAATCATCGTGAGCGGACTAAGTCACCTGCTACACCAGCTAGGGTTTTCACCTCCCCTTTAACCACGGtgcgtttatttatttaaacatgtTTTATAAACCAGTCATTGATGTTAACGGttgttttatactttttgtTTCTGTCATAGATTAACACTGTTGTTGGTTTAAAGATACACGACATAGACGCCCACAAACTGTCTCTTTTTAGGGACGCTTTGGCCCTTGATTTTGCGATTGGACCTTACAAGCAGTGGAGTTTTGTTAATCTTGTAAGAACATTATTCCTGTGTGCCAATTACTGCTTCTTTTGCGTGCCCATGTGTGTGTTAAAATGTGACTACGACTATTTATTACTTGTTATTAATATCCAATTGTCATTACTTTttcccattttcatttttggacaATCCCATTATGTTTCAGTTGTTCTTCCCTATCCTTGAGAAAGAACATTACTACTTGTTGTGCGCTGACTTTGAGACTGGACGTCTCGAAATTATTGACAACTCTCCCTCAACTGAGTCAACTGCGAACAAATATGGTGATACTCCAGACAATGTGGTATGTGGTTGTTTACACttgcatataatactttttgtcTTTAATTGTTTAACGTTTTGACATTGTAATTTCTACCTATTATTTAGAAACTGTTGTTGCATGAATACTTTAAAAGAGAGGGTGAGCCTTTCAAGGCTGGTCAGTGCATGAATTTGGCAACTAAAAGGATGCAGATGAAGTGGCGGGATCACAAGAACAAAATCGATTGTGGGGTCTACCTCATGAGGCACATGGAGAGTTATTGTGGGGAAGGTGTAAATAGCTGGGTGTGTGGTTTGAAAAAGGGTGATAGGTCAGAGCTTAATCGCCTACGTTTGCATTATATTAAGGAGATTTGCACCTCAGATGTTAACACACACCGTACCAGCAACGTTGCGCGTGCACTCGCCTTTCATTCAAGGTCTTCTGCTGGCACTTGATCGCGCTACGCCATTTTATTATTCTGTTCTTCTGGTCATTACATATGGGATTGCaaacatgttttctttttctgtttgaaACACTGTGGTAATACTTTTGGCATGCAACTATTTTTGTTTTGGATACAGTCTGTTTTATGATATGTCGTACGCACTATGGATACGAAATGTTTCGTCACACAAGTTGCTATATTATTACTTAGGATATGATAATTGCGTAACTGTTATTGGCACACGAGTAATTGCTCTTCGCACATCTTACTCATGATAACTGCACACGATACCAATGTGTCGAGCACCCAGAAAGTATACTCGCCATTGGCACACTACATTCTAAACATATGCACAAATATCCtaactcataataatattatgtacttagGCACAAAACTAGTTAACCAATTAATTCTGTTCTGACAAGCATAATTAAGTAAAAACTGCTCACCATTTTTAAGTTCAAAATTAATAAAGGCATACATTATTAAGGTGTTTGGCAACCACACTGCTGGTATTATGAATCACATAATTCTATATGTTTCATACACCACGACACCCAATATTCTTTCACAGATTGTTATGTGGCATATGGTGTATATGTCACTGCCACACCATTTAATGTGAGTACTTACAAATAGCCCAACCCATACTATGATTTTACAGTTAGTCACTCCATCTTAGCTGACCAACCACAGAACTAGTTGAACAATTAATAATCTCATGACCCCTGTACTTTTGTAAAAAATTGCACAACATTTATAACTTCAATTTTACTAATTGTCGGAAGAAGTTTTGCCAATCCATCAGTGCAAATAACAACATCAGTCttaacaataaatataattattcgTTCAGTAATTATTAGATATAGTAATTTTCATCTACCACCGCAAGTCATAAGTCACATTCTATGCTTTCTCCTTGTTCTTCagattttcttttgaatttggGTTCAATAGGCAGTTACGAGAGTCGTGACGTGCTGGTTTTTGACCACAGTAATGGCATTTTCGTCCGTCTTGCTTCTTTTTTTCTACCGCTTTTTCACGTCCACTCTTCAATCGCTTATCGCTTCCTTTGTTTTTTGACAGTTGTGGTGGCTTGACTGTTATGATACTGCTTGTCTGTGCCCCATAAAATGTTTCCAATAGCTCACTACTCTTGCTTTTGTCCTGTGCCTTTGCATTCCTAGTcaccattttttctttgttttccatCATAAAGGTCAGCATTTCTTGCATCTTTACTGTGTTCTCCTTCGAAAGTGCCAAGTAGTTATAGAACTCTGTACACAGTTTTGATGCTAGTTTgctattttcttcttctctacTGCATCTGCCACTTCCTCCTTTGCCTGTACTGCTTGTTTCCTGTAtacatgaattttttttccaccTGTCAAGTACGTACTTTGTTGGAATCATCTCAGCGTCATTGTCCTTTAGCACTACAAAAGCGTGCCTACACAAAATCCCAACCCTGTTGAACTTCCCACATGAACACTTTACTTCCATATGTTCTCTTACGTATTTCACCATGAAAATTTTCATGTGCCCTTCCTTGACCGTATACACATACTTCTCATCTGTTTGTTCCTTGTTTGTGATTTTGCATGCAAAACAACCTTCGAATATCTTCGTCTGCACATCATAAAACATGGTAATTGTGTACACAGAGGTTGCGTGCTTCTCAATCAGCAATGGTGTCTTTGTGGGTGGGAGTGACGATTCACACTCTGCATCTAATCTTGCTTGCTTGTGACGCTGCAATTCAATCGCACTTTCAAATTGTGTGAAAAACTCTAGCAATGTTCCGTGCTCATTGATACATGCCCCAAATACGCTGTTCTCTGCCTCGGATCGTGATGTTGTTCGCATTAGCCCACCCAAAAAAAGTCACTGAAGTACGCCTCTATCCAATTCGATCTCACATCAAACAATTGTGTCAACCATTTGTCTTTTTGTAGCTTATATTCTGTCATTATTTCGTGCCACTTGACCTCAAACTCTTCACGACCCAACGTTTCATCCCACACCACTGCATTTAATTTTCTCCGGAATATTTCGTCCTTGGCTAGTTTCACTCCCACCTTTTCATTTACTTTCGTCATGATGTGCCACATACAAAAACGGTGGCGTGTATCCGGGAAAATCTGGGGTATTACTTCCTTCATTGCTGGGTCTTGGTGTGTTATTACGCATGCAGGATTGTGCCCCATACACCGCTTGAATGCATTCAACAGCCACGCATATGATTCTTTGTTTTCCTTTGAGATGAGTCTTGCTCCAAATGTGACGCACTTCTTGTTGTTATCAATCCCTGTAAATGGCACGAATACCATATTGTACCTGCAATTTTCAATTGGAAtttcaaagttttttttaatacgcATTCAATAATTCCCTTCTATGCACACAATATACTTTACATATTAATAGTGTatcacataaataaatatttgcatgATATCCTTTCAGTCACCTGTTCGTGCTGTATGTAGCATCGAAAGATACCATATCTCCAAATCTTTGGAAGTTCTCCTTGGCTATTGGGTCGGCCCAGAATAGCCCTCGTAGTTGCTGTTCATCATCTGTTTCGTATTCAAAGGTATAGGTTGGAAATAGTAATTGTNCATACTTTACTTGACGATGCGCATTTCGCAAAATGGGTGCTTCAGGCTGGGAGTGACACTTTGTAAGTACTCATTTCATATAAAAGGTTTTACTAATGTCCAACATTTTGTTCAGGTTTAATTACAACATTTACATGTTCATTGTAGGCAAGAGTTTTTATTCTCTTATAATGGTCGGACTGTTTGTCGGGACGATCTTCGGTCTTTGGGTATTGGGATGGAGGTTACTATTTCTGTGATTAATGCCTGGTCATGTATTCTGAATCATCGTGAGCGGACTAAGTCACCTGCTACACCAGCTAGGGTTTTCACCTCCCCTTTAACCACGGtgcgtttatttatttaaacatgtTTTATAAACCAGTCATTGATGTTAACGGttgttttatactttttgtTTCTGTCATAGATTAACACTGTTGTTGGTTTAAAGATACACGACATAGACGCCCACAAACTGTCTCTTTTTAGGGACGCTTTGGCCCTTGATTTTGCGATTGGACCTTACAAGCAGTGGAGTTTTGTTAATCTTGTAAGAACATTATTCCTGTGTGCCAATTACTGCTTCTTTTGCGTGCCCATGTGTGTGTTAAAATGTGACTACGACTATTTATTACTTGTTATTAATATCCAATTGTCATTACTTTttcccattttcatttttggacaATCCCATTATGTTTCAGTTGTTCTTCCCTATCCTTGAGAAAGAACATTACTACTTGTTGTGCGCTGACTTTGAGACTGGACGTCTCGAAATTATTGACAACTCTCCCTCAACTGAGTCAACTGCGAACAAATATGGTGATACTCCAGACAATGTGGTATGTGGTTGTTTACACttgcatataatactttttgtcTTTAATTGTTTAACGTTTTGACATTGTAATTTCTACCTATTATTTAGAAACTGTTGTTGCATGAATACTTTAAAAGAGAGGGTGAGCCTTTCAAGGCTGGTCAGTGCATGAATTTGGCAACTAAAAGGATGCAGATGAAGTGGCGGGATCACAAGAACAAAATCGATTGTGGGGTCTACCTCATGAGGCACATGGAGAGTTATTGTGGGGAAGGTGTAAATAGCTGGGTGTGTGGTTTGAAAAAGGGTGATAGGTCAGAGCTTAATCGCCTACGTTTGCATTATATTAAGGAGATTTGCACCTCAGATGTTAACACACACCGTACCAGCAACGTTGCGCGTGCACTCGCCTTTCATTCAAGGTCTTCTGCTGGCACTTGATCGCGCTACGCCATTTTATTATTCTGTTCTTCTGGTCATTACATATGGGATTGCaaacatgttttctttttctgtttgaaACACTGTGGTAATACTTTTGGCATGCAACTATTTTTGTTTTGGATACAGTCTGTTTTATGATATGTCGTACGCACTATGGATACGAAATGTTTCGTCACACAAGTTGCTATATTATTACTTAGGATATGATAATTGCGTAACTGTTATTGGCACACGAGTAATTGCTCTTCGCACATCTTACTCATGATAACTGCACACGATACCAATGTGTCGAGCACCCAGAAAGTATACTCGCCATTGGCACACTACATTCTAAACATATGCACAAATATCCtaactcataataatattatgtacttagGCACAAAACTAGTTAACCAATTAATTCTGTTCTGACAAGCATAATTAAGTAAAAACTGCTCACCATTTTTAAGTTCAAAATTAATAAAGGCATACATTATTAAGGTGTTTGGCAACCACACTGCTGGTATTATGAATCACATAATTCTATATGTTTCATACACCACGACACCCAATATTCTTTCACAGATTGTTATGTGGCATATGGTGTATATGTCACTGCCACACCATTTAATGTGAGTACTTACAAATAGCCCAACCCATACTATGATTTTACAGTTAGTCACTCCATCTTAGCTGACCAACCACAGAACTAGTTGAACAATTAATAATCTCATGACCCCTGTACTTTTGTAAAAAATTGCACAACATTTATAACTTCAATTTTACTAATTGTCGGAAGAAGTTTTGCCAATCCATCAGTGCAAATAACAACATCAGTCttaacaataaatataattattcgTTCAGTAATTATTAGATATAGTAATTTTCATCTACCACCGCAAGTCATAAGTCACATTCTATGCTTTCTCCTTGTTCTTCagattttcttttgaatttggGTTCAATAGGCAGTTACGAGAGTCGTGACGTGCTGGTTTTTGACCACAGTAATGGCATTTTCGTCCGTCTTGCTTCTTTTTTTCTACCGCTTTTTCACGTCCACTCTTCAATCGCTTATCGCTTCCTTTGTTTTTTGACAGTTGTGGTGGCTTGACTGTTATGATACTGCTTGTCTGTGCCCCATAAAATGTTTCCAATAGCTCACTACTCTTGCTTTTGTCCTGTGCCTTTGCATTCCTAGTcaccattttttctttgttttccatCATAAAGGTCAGCATTTCTTGCATCTTTACTGTGTTCTCCTTCGAAAGTGCCAAGTAGTTATAGAACTCTGTACACAGTTTTGATGCTAGTTTgctattttcttcttctctacTGCATCTGCCACTTCCTCCTTTGCCTGTACTGCTTGTTTCCTGTAtacatgaattttttttccaccTGTCAAGTACGTACTTTGTTGGAATCATCTCAGCGTCATTGTCCTTTAGCACTACAAAAGCGTGCCTACACAAAATCCCAACCCTGTTGAACTTCCCACATGAACACTTTACTTCCATATGTTCTCTTACGTATTTCACCATGAAAATTTTCATGTGCCCTTCCTTGACCGTATACACATACTTCTCATCTGTTTGTTCCTTGTTTGTGATTTTGCATGCAAAACAACCTTCGAATATCTTCGTCTGCACATCATAAAACATGGTAATTGTGTACACAGAGGTTGCGTGCTTCTCAATCAGCAATGGTGTCTTTGTGGGTGGGAGTGACGATTCACACTCTGCATCTAATCTTGCTTGCTTGTGACGCTGCAATTCAATCGCACTTTCAAATTGTGTGAAAAACTCTAGCAATGTTCCGTGCTCATTGATACATGCCCCAAATACGCTGTTCTCTGCCTCGGATCGTGATGTTGTTCGCATTAGCCCACCCAAAAAAAGTCACTGAAGTACGCCTCTATCCAATTCGATCTCACATCAAACAATTGTGTCAACCATTTGTCTTTTTGTAGCTTATATTCTGTCATTATTTCGTGCCACTTGACCTCAAACTCTTCACGACCCAACGTTTCATCCCACACCACTGCATTTAATTTTCTCCGGAATATTTCGTCCTTGGCTAGTTTCACTCCCACCTTTTCATTTACTTTCGTCATGATGTGCCACATACAAAAACGGTGGCGTGTATCCGGGAAAATCTGGGGTATTACTTCCTTCATTGCTGGGTCTTGGTGTGTTATTACGCATGCAGGATTGTGCCCCATACACCGCTTGAATGCATTCAACAGCCACGCATATGATTCTTTGTTTTCCTTTGAGATGAGTCTTGCTCCAAATGTGACGCAC contains these protein-coding regions:
- the LOC116016157 gene encoding protein FAR1-RELATED SEQUENCE 5-like, translated to MRTTSRSEAENSVFGACINEHGTLLEFFTQFESAIELQRHKQARLDAECESSLPPTKTPLLIEKHATSVYTITMFYDVQTKIFEGCFACKITNKEQTDEKYVYTVKEGHMKIFMVKYVREHMEVKCSCGKFNRVGILCRHAFVVLKDNDAEMIPTKYVLDRWKKNSCIQETSSTGKGGSGRCSREEENSKLASKLCTEFYNYLALSKENTVKMQEMLTFMMENKEKMVTRNAKAQDKSKSSELLETFYGAQTSSIITVKPPQLSKNKGSDKRLKSGREKAVEKKKQDGRKCHYCGQKPARHDSRNCLLNPNSKENLKNKEKA